From a region of the Methanoculleus receptaculi genome:
- a CDS encoding DUF357 domain-containing protein, translating to MTLEEYGGLFEGALLRARVAVPDGRPLFRVAVEVMEMAAAYLSDGVTFLEAGDRVNALAAFAYGLGWLDAGSSLGLIEPYDPHPPEAVDARILPSQTARLDEKTRRYRRMLDSALAAAKEAPDVSSPLHAAAREFLRVAQRWYEGGGERLDAGDLNGALLRLSYGYAWLDAGIRAGLFRVTGRRDLFTV from the coding sequence ATGACCCTGGAGGAGTATGGGGGCCTCTTTGAGGGCGCTCTCCTGCGGGCGCGTGTCGCCGTCCCGGATGGAAGACCGCTCTTTCGGGTGGCGGTGGAGGTGATGGAGATGGCTGCGGCCTACCTGAGCGACGGGGTTACGTTCCTTGAGGCCGGCGACCGGGTGAATGCGCTCGCCGCCTTTGCCTACGGGCTTGGCTGGCTTGATGCCGGTTCGAGCCTCGGGCTGATCGAACCGTATGATCCCCACCCGCCGGAAGCAGTGGACGCACGCATCCTTCCCTCGCAGACCGCCCGCCTGGACGAGAAGACCCGGCGGTACCGCCGTATGCTCGATTCCGCGCTTGCAGCGGCCAAAGAGGCACCGGACGTCTCAAGCCCGCTCCACGCTGCAGCGAGAGAGTTTCTGCGGGTGGCGCAGAGGTGGTATGAGGGGGGTGGAGAGCGTCTCGATGCAGGTGATCTCAACGGCGCCCTTCTCCGGCTGAGTTACGGGTATGCCTGGCTCGATGCCGGCATCCGGGCGGGGCTCTTCCGGGTGACCGGTCGCCGGGATCTATTCACCGTATAG
- a CDS encoding serine/threonine-protein kinase — translation MRPEAATLLLVSAMLLALIIPPADAAGPPEHANASSRAVEAVKEVLNRGPADAPGQNKDPDAEEERTENAAPLPGIWAAVLVLVLLAGGSAILLRRLKKREPDTCRTVVSRPTGFPPELADRYDRATFIGRGGLGEVFSARRRDDGQVVAVKVPLARDEVTGRAFMNEMRFLEDLNHPNILAVHSVNILPVPFVEMEYLPRTLNDLDKPLPPETAARIAAGIAAGLAFAHERGVVHLDIKPGNILLADDLTPKIADWGMGRMVETGSDTGVTGYTLAYAAPEQIAPGRYGRPDTRTDIYQTGAVFYELVTGRPPFADGNLTGLAEAILNDQPLPPPAFDRIILRCLEKDPANRYLSATELLDAILAAMKGAGEP, via the coding sequence ATGAGACCTGAAGCGGCCACCCTGCTCCTGGTCTCTGCCATGCTCCTTGCCCTTATCATCCCTCCCGCCGACGCAGCAGGGCCGCCTGAACACGCGAACGCCTCATCCCGGGCGGTCGAGGCGGTCAAAGAGGTGCTGAACAGGGGTCCGGCCGATGCGCCCGGACAGAACAAAGACCCGGATGCAGAGGAAGAGAGAACGGAGAACGCGGCACCGCTGCCGGGTATCTGGGCAGCCGTTCTGGTTCTCGTTCTTCTCGCCGGCGGATCTGCCATACTCCTCCGCCGCCTGAAGAAGAGAGAGCCCGATACCTGCCGGACGGTGGTCTCCCGGCCAACGGGGTTCCCGCCAGAACTTGCTGACCGCTACGACCGGGCCACCTTTATAGGGAGAGGCGGACTTGGAGAGGTCTTCTCGGCACGAAGGCGAGACGACGGCCAGGTGGTGGCCGTGAAGGTCCCGCTCGCCCGCGACGAGGTTACCGGGAGAGCGTTCATGAACGAGATGCGGTTCCTGGAGGACCTCAACCACCCCAACATCCTGGCCGTCCACTCGGTCAACATACTCCCGGTGCCCTTCGTCGAGATGGAGTACCTCCCCCGGACGTTGAACGACCTTGATAAACCCCTCCCGCCGGAGACCGCCGCACGGATAGCCGCCGGGATAGCCGCGGGACTCGCCTTTGCCCATGAGAGAGGGGTTGTCCACCTCGATATAAAGCCGGGGAACATCCTTCTTGCCGACGACCTCACCCCTAAGATCGCCGACTGGGGGATGGGCAGAATGGTTGAGACCGGCAGTGATACCGGGGTTACCGGTTACACCCTGGCCTACGCCGCCCCCGAACAGATCGCCCCCGGCCGTTACGGCCGACCCGATACCAGGACCGACATCTACCAGACAGGCGCCGTCTTCTACGAACTGGTAACCGGCAGACCGCCGTTTGCAGACGGTAACCTCACCGGTCTTGCAGAGGCCATCCTGAATGATCAGCCCCTGCCACCGCCGGCGTTCGACCGGATCATCCTCCGATGCCTGGAGAAGGACCCCGCGAACCGCTACCTGTCCGCCACCGAACTCCTGGACGCAATTTTGGCCGCGATGAAGGGTGCAGGCGAACCCTGA
- a CDS encoding SIMPL domain-containing protein: MRGKTALLGIALMLVVCAAVVGNVTAQAQGDSSERVIQVSGTGKVTTTPDQAIIVFAVETENIDVKTARQQNAQRMDAVINALKAAGIPAKDIKTAGYNIIPVTDTDDSGLITSKVRYYRVVNTLQVTLNDVGRAGEVVDLAVENGANRVNSLAFTLSDEKQQEYRSQALTAAVAQARGDADAVAAALGKSIVDVKEVNVGGTYVPMAYDNRYVMEQASGAGVKTTPLEVGEIELTASVYITYTLS; the protein is encoded by the coding sequence ATGCGAGGAAAGACAGCACTTCTGGGGATCGCCCTGATGCTGGTAGTCTGCGCGGCGGTTGTCGGGAACGTCACCGCACAGGCGCAGGGAGACTCCAGTGAGAGGGTGATCCAGGTCTCCGGCACGGGGAAGGTGACGACGACCCCTGACCAGGCGATCATCGTCTTCGCGGTCGAGACCGAGAACATCGATGTTAAGACTGCCCGGCAGCAGAACGCGCAGCGGATGGACGCTGTGATAAACGCGCTGAAGGCGGCCGGCATCCCGGCAAAGGATATCAAGACCGCAGGTTACAACATCATCCCGGTTACCGATACCGATGACAGCGGCCTGATAACATCAAAGGTCAGGTACTACCGGGTGGTCAACACCCTCCAGGTTACGTTGAACGACGTCGGCCGCGCGGGTGAGGTTGTCGACCTGGCGGTCGAGAACGGAGCAAACAGGGTTAACTCCCTGGCCTTCACACTGAGCGACGAGAAACAGCAGGAGTACCGCTCCCAGGCGCTGACCGCCGCCGTGGCGCAGGCGCGGGGCGATGCTGACGCGGTCGCCGCTGCGCTTGGAAAGAGTATCGTTGATGTCAAGGAGGTCAACGTCGGGGGAACCTACGTGCCCATGGCCTACGACAACCGCTACGTTATGGAGCAGGCATCGGGTGCCGGCGTAAAGACCACCCCGCTTGAGGTCGGCGAGATCGAACTGACCGCAAGCGTCTACATCACATACACCCTCTCTTAG
- a CDS encoding NusA-like transcription termination signal-binding factor — MIRTISFKERRYIEELRILTRATALDCIIDERFDRIIYLIKEGDMGLAIGRKGNNIRKMQRVLGKRVEMVEYSPEIERFTKNVFKPAEVTGVERRDDGKITVYISKGDLGIAIGKGGCTIEKARNLLSRYFDAELGEVLAGEASDA; from the coding sequence ATGATACGAACCATATCCTTTAAAGAACGACGATACATCGAAGAGTTGAGAATACTCACCCGGGCGACCGCGCTGGACTGCATAATCGACGAGCGCTTCGACCGCATCATATACCTCATAAAAGAAGGGGACATGGGTCTTGCCATAGGCAGGAAGGGAAACAACATCCGCAAGATGCAGCGGGTTCTTGGAAAACGTGTTGAGATGGTCGAATACTCACCTGAGATCGAGCGATTCACAAAGAACGTCTTCAAACCGGCCGAGGTCACCGGTGTCGAACGGAGAGATGACGGCAAGATCACGGTCTACATCAGCAAGGGCGACCTCGGCATCGCCATAGGCAAGGGCGGGTGCACCATCGAGAAGGCACGAAACCTCCTCTCCCGCTACTTCGATGCCGAACTCGGCGAGGTTCTTGCAGGAGAGGCAAGTGATGCGTGA
- the hisE gene encoding phosphoribosyl-ATP diphosphatase, which translates to MRDWEILEELWEVIQDRADHPSTGSYVRSILTHRKGVDKSLEKVGEEAVEFILAAKNQVPERTVSEAADLLFHLLVAFQALGIDPADVLDELAARRK; encoded by the coding sequence ATGCGTGACTGGGAGATCCTCGAAGAACTCTGGGAGGTCATCCAGGACCGGGCTGACCACCCCTCGACCGGCAGTTACGTCCGTTCCATCCTGACCCACCGCAAAGGGGTCGACAAATCCCTGGAGAAGGTCGGCGAAGAGGCGGTCGAGTTCATACTGGCCGCAAAGAACCAGGTACCTGAGAGAACGGTATCCGAAGCCGCCGATCTCCTCTTCCACCTGCTTGTAGCGTTCCAGGCGTTGGGCATCGATCCCGCTGACGTGCTCGACGAACTCGCCGCACGCCGGAAGTGA
- a CDS encoding RAD55 family ATPase produces the protein MYIYETGIPLVDGDYGGMHAATNVLLLAPPLSHAEHLAYRIASPRSGEWTVALSTDERAADVVGAFRKLGADRNRLGVIDAVTKGSVPTVRDTSKVKFVTSPLDLTSMGIKFSRMVEDMWKEGAMTDPEGPMPPPVRFCLNSVSTILMYAQLEVTFRFLHVITNRVKKLEGVGVYILNSESFDRRTVSTIKQLMSMVIEVRTDEGRVAADHDFRVIGIHGRTTPWIRYFYSDGVVTIEE, from the coding sequence ATGTACATCTACGAGACCGGGATCCCGCTGGTCGATGGGGATTATGGGGGTATGCATGCCGCGACCAATGTCCTCCTCCTTGCCCCTCCACTATCCCACGCAGAACATCTGGCATACCGGATCGCAAGCCCAAGATCCGGGGAATGGACGGTTGCACTCTCGACCGACGAGCGCGCCGCCGATGTTGTCGGTGCGTTCCGCAAACTGGGAGCGGACAGGAACCGGCTCGGGGTCATCGATGCGGTCACAAAGGGTTCGGTGCCGACCGTGCGGGACACCTCGAAGGTGAAGTTCGTCACGAGTCCCCTTGACCTGACCAGCATGGGGATCAAGTTTTCCCGGATGGTGGAGGATATGTGGAAGGAGGGGGCGATGACCGATCCCGAGGGTCCAATGCCCCCGCCGGTTCGGTTCTGCCTCAACTCGGTCTCGACGATCCTTATGTATGCGCAACTCGAGGTGACCTTCAGGTTTCTCCATGTCATCACCAACCGGGTTAAGAAACTGGAGGGGGTAGGTGTCTACATCCTTAACAGCGAGTCGTTTGATAGGCGGACGGTGTCCACCATCAAGCAGTTGATGAGCATGGTGATCGAGGTGAGGACGGACGAGGGGAGAGTAGCGGCGGACCACGATTTCCGGGTAATCGGGATCCATGGCAGGACGACTCCCTGGATCCGCTACTTCTACAGCGACGGCGTGGTGACGATCGAGGAATGA
- a CDS encoding bifunctional nuclease family protein produces the protein MTAQECRVQGVFMAVSEMGAAPTVLLDTGGESMVPIYIGLWEAISISNALNSEVLPRPITHDLIIEVFRNFEITLDALQIDALEDGVFYAKLLLRQGSRTEVMDCRPSDGIAIALRYPAPIMIEDTVVEMAAVKKDGLPGMVDLKDYL, from the coding sequence ATGACAGCTCAAGAATGCAGGGTGCAGGGTGTCTTCATGGCGGTGAGCGAGATGGGAGCGGCGCCGACCGTTCTCCTTGATACCGGCGGTGAGAGCATGGTTCCCATCTACATCGGGCTCTGGGAGGCCATCTCGATCAGCAACGCGCTCAACAGCGAGGTGCTCCCGCGGCCGATCACCCACGACCTCATCATAGAGGTCTTCCGGAACTTCGAGATAACCCTCGACGCGCTCCAGATCGATGCCTTGGAGGACGGCGTCTTCTATGCCAAACTCCTCCTGCGGCAGGGTTCACGCACCGAGGTGATGGACTGCCGGCCAAGCGACGGGATAGCCATCGCTCTCCGCTACCCGGCGCCGATCATGATCGAGGATACGGTCGTAGAGATGGCGGCCGTAAAGAAGGACGGCCTGCCCGGGATGGTCGACCTGAAGGACTACCTCTGA
- a CDS encoding lysylphosphatidylglycerol synthase transmembrane domain-containing protein — MNGSQVKWLLVSIGFSVLVLGVVLYFTVDETTVDYIRRINPFYLLAAVVLHLLSLVFWSLRIQKMSESLGFRVRFTHCMNLVLANMLVAAVTPSQAGGEPVRIHELYRAGVPVGDATAVVIMERVLDGIVLGALGVFSVLFLGNYWRGLTSGVSGMGVLICVAWIAITLFVFFFAYSVKNPEWLKRTLKRGSRWVDRRWRLERLEHLLEAIDREVDNFNNALARFVGHGKSGLFWGVVFSVLFWLSEFVIASFLLMGLGQPPHLIESFVVQIIVAIIMMLPLTPGSSGVAELSATSFYSLFVPSSIVGVFVLLWRLILYYLNIILGLLPGFVIVRREVIARARKHR, encoded by the coding sequence ATGAATGGGTCTCAGGTAAAGTGGCTGCTTGTCTCGATCGGTTTCAGCGTTCTCGTTCTGGGCGTTGTCCTCTACTTTACAGTTGATGAGACCACGGTTGATTACATCCGTCGGATAAACCCGTTCTACCTCCTCGCCGCGGTCGTCCTCCACCTCCTTTCCCTTGTCTTCTGGTCGTTGCGGATCCAGAAGATGTCGGAGTCGCTCGGGTTTAGGGTTCGGTTTACACACTGCATGAACCTGGTCCTTGCAAACATGCTCGTAGCTGCGGTAACACCATCGCAGGCTGGCGGGGAGCCTGTCCGGATTCATGAACTCTACCGCGCGGGCGTCCCGGTGGGGGACGCCACCGCTGTCGTCATCATGGAACGCGTCCTCGACGGGATCGTCCTCGGGGCCCTTGGTGTCTTCTCGGTTCTCTTCCTCGGGAACTACTGGCGCGGCCTGACCTCGGGGGTCAGCGGTATGGGTGTCCTGATCTGCGTTGCCTGGATCGCCATCACCCTGTTCGTGTTCTTTTTTGCCTACTCGGTGAAGAACCCCGAGTGGCTCAAACGGACGCTCAAACGGGGTTCGCGCTGGGTCGATCGCCGCTGGCGCCTTGAGCGGCTTGAACATCTGCTGGAGGCGATCGACCGGGAGGTGGACAACTTCAACAATGCACTCGCCAGGTTTGTCGGTCACGGTAAGAGCGGTCTTTTCTGGGGAGTGGTCTTTAGCGTGCTATTCTGGCTTTCGGAGTTTGTCATCGCATCGTTCCTGCTCATGGGCCTTGGCCAGCCGCCGCACCTCATCGAGTCGTTCGTCGTCCAGATCATCGTTGCCATCATCATGATGCTCCCGCTCACGCCGGGAAGTTCGGGTGTTGCGGAGCTCAGCGCCACCTCATTCTACAGCCTCTTTGTTCCCTCATCGATCGTGGGCGTCTTCGTCCTCCTCTGGCGGCTGATCCTCTACTACCTCAACATCATCCTGGGCTTACTCCCGGGTTTCGTGATTGTCCGGCGTGAGGTCATCGCCCGGGCCAGAAAACACCGTTGA
- a CDS encoding MBL fold metallo-hydrolase, whose protein sequence is MFTITEVYNNIPYCEGLTTDWGFSCLVEEAGLLFDTGAKGDILITNMQALEIDPAKIRSVVLSHDHHDHVGGLASILDANPRLEVFVHSGFSRETLERISDLTIPQVVRGWVEIAEGVAVTGPLGATIQEQSLALETPAGFLIITGCAHPHIARIIERVSQEGRVCGVIGGLHSLSDRDLQELASLAYISASHCTENIAHLQERYPASFRLGGLGRVHRV, encoded by the coding sequence ATGTTCACCATAACCGAGGTCTACAACAACATCCCCTACTGTGAGGGGCTCACAACCGACTGGGGGTTCTCCTGCCTGGTGGAGGAGGCCGGGCTGCTCTTTGATACCGGGGCGAAAGGGGATATCCTCATCACGAACATGCAGGCGCTCGAGATCGATCCTGCGAAGATACGCTCTGTTGTGCTCTCGCACGACCACCACGACCACGTTGGCGGGCTTGCGTCAATCCTCGATGCAAACCCGCGGCTGGAGGTCTTCGTCCACAGCGGCTTCTCCAGAGAGACCCTTGAGCGGATCAGCGACCTGACAATCCCGCAGGTCGTCCGTGGCTGGGTGGAGATCGCAGAGGGCGTTGCCGTGACCGGCCCGCTCGGGGCGACAATCCAGGAGCAGTCGCTTGCACTCGAAACGCCTGCCGGCTTCCTGATAATAACCGGCTGCGCCCATCCTCACATCGCCCGGATCATCGAGAGGGTCTCGCAGGAGGGGAGGGTGTGTGGTGTCATCGGCGGGCTTCACAGCCTCTCAGACCGGGATCTCCAGGAACTTGCCAGCCTGGCCTACATCTCGGCATCGCACTGCACCGAAAATATTGCGCACCTGCAGGAACGCTACCCGGCCTCGTTCCGGCTAGGGGGTCTCGGCAGGGTGCACCGGGTATAA
- a CDS encoding mechanosensitive ion channel family protein has translation MFNLTAVMETPLGVAGITIGSLLFFTLILVIGVLIARIVSINVRRALSERLPANERELFTKLVYYGIVILAFLAALPQLSVDLSGLLVAGGIAGIVIGFASQSVISNLISGLFLMFERPIRIGDNINVSDVTGSVEDIRVLSTVIKTFDGIYIRIPNEKVFTSNITNYVHNVARRFAYLISIRYQDDADLAIRIAKEVIETHPFALRNPSPSVFVDNLGDDGVNLTVYIWAPARNWWEVRTDLLWKIKKALEENGIEIPFPQRTVWFPERLEVEQRPAVEEK, from the coding sequence ATGTTCAACCTGACCGCGGTCATGGAGACGCCTCTCGGCGTGGCCGGTATCACCATCGGGAGCCTCCTCTTCTTCACCCTGATCCTGGTTATCGGCGTGCTTATCGCGAGGATCGTCTCGATAAACGTCAGGAGGGCCCTCTCGGAACGTTTGCCTGCGAACGAACGCGAATTGTTCACGAAACTGGTCTACTACGGCATCGTCATCTTGGCGTTTCTGGCCGCTCTTCCCCAGCTCAGCGTTGACCTCTCCGGTCTCCTGGTGGCCGGTGGTATCGCCGGTATAGTTATCGGGTTTGCAAGCCAGAGCGTCATATCGAACCTGATCTCCGGGCTCTTCCTGATGTTTGAGCGCCCGATCCGGATCGGCGATAACATAAACGTCTCGGATGTCACAGGGTCTGTGGAGGATATCAGGGTACTCTCGACGGTCATAAAGACCTTTGATGGGATATACATCCGGATCCCGAACGAGAAGGTCTTCACCTCAAATATAACAAACTACGTCCATAACGTTGCCCGGCGGTTTGCGTATCTGATCAGCATCCGATACCAGGACGATGCTGATCTGGCGATCCGGATTGCAAAGGAGGTCATCGAGACCCACCCGTTTGCGCTCAGGAACCCTTCGCCCTCGGTCTTTGTAGACAACCTGGGGGACGATGGTGTCAACCTGACGGTGTATATCTGGGCGCCTGCGCGGAACTGGTGGGAGGTCAGGACGGATCTTCTATGGAAGATCAAGAAGGCGCTCGAGGAGAACGGCATCGAGATACCCTTCCCCCAGCGCACGGTATGGTTCCCGGAGCGGCTTGAGGTGGAGCAGCGCCCCGCCGTGGAAGAAAAATAA
- the dph5 gene encoding diphthine synthase, whose translation MLTFVGLGLYDLGDITLKGLTYVKSADVVFLEAYTSRLMGTDLTAMEVFFGKEIRVLSREDVEQDPAEILERAAAGRVAFLIGGDPMVSTTHADLRIRAAAAGIETSIIHAASISSAVCGLSGLQNYRFGKSCSVPFPAGGWFPTTPIDTITVNLGLNLHTLVYLDIQDDRCMRIPEAIEIIEDMAERRGVEPPALYVGIARAGSEHPVVAAGSGSKLKETDFGPPLHVLAVPADLHPVEREYLETFAGL comes from the coding sequence GTGCTGACGTTTGTTGGCCTTGGCCTCTACGACCTGGGGGATATCACGCTAAAAGGTCTTACGTACGTTAAATCCGCTGATGTCGTCTTCCTTGAGGCCTACACATCGCGGTTGATGGGGACGGATCTCACCGCGATGGAGGTATTCTTCGGGAAGGAGATCCGGGTTCTCTCACGGGAGGATGTCGAGCAGGATCCTGCCGAGATCCTGGAACGCGCCGCTGCCGGCAGGGTGGCGTTCCTGATCGGGGGCGACCCGATGGTCTCGACGACGCACGCTGATCTCCGGATAAGGGCGGCCGCTGCCGGTATAGAGACCTCCATAATACACGCAGCCTCCATATCAAGCGCGGTCTGCGGTCTATCCGGGCTGCAGAACTACAGGTTCGGGAAGTCCTGTTCTGTCCCCTTCCCGGCGGGGGGGTGGTTCCCGACGACCCCTATCGATACGATCACGGTGAACCTCGGGCTGAACCTCCACACGCTTGTATACCTGGATATCCAGGACGACCGCTGCATGCGTATCCCGGAGGCGATTGAGATCATCGAGGATATGGCGGAGAGGCGCGGGGTCGAACCGCCCGCGCTGTATGTGGGGATCGCCCGGGCGGGTTCAGAGCACCCGGTGGTTGCTGCCGGCAGCGGCAGCAAGCTCAAGGAGACCGATTTTGGCCCCCCGCTCCATGTCCTGGCCGTCCCGGCGGACCTCCACCCGGTGGAGCGGGAGTACCTGGAGACCTTTGCTGGCCTATGA
- a CDS encoding DUF432 domain-containing protein yields MFGRYKGTFRRESGEILVEVEEDDGLLTYRRRCGGDKFERILVATMAEVIINPVEPVNLPKDITNFLMIEFPPVMIEPGASRTVYLKFPVEFGVFVESARDIEVVDIFAPTTQKYTLYGTPNRGLIARWYGSEVYAEIPEVDLYREGVMEFTITNTYREWVEVSRAVFRSVDMKIYYGDFVASTATMRVVGPNIAETDFIDAPPRPGMVKSIELYTARKISALSRGYLMEWGLS; encoded by the coding sequence ATGTTCGGGCGCTACAAGGGCACGTTCAGACGTGAATCCGGGGAGATTCTGGTTGAGGTTGAGGAGGATGACGGTCTCCTGACCTACAGGCGCAGGTGCGGAGGGGATAAATTCGAGCGGATCCTTGTAGCTACGATGGCCGAGGTTATCATAAACCCGGTGGAGCCTGTCAACCTGCCAAAAGATATTACAAACTTCCTGATGATAGAGTTCCCCCCGGTGATGATCGAGCCCGGTGCCTCCCGGACGGTATACCTGAAGTTTCCAGTTGAGTTTGGCGTCTTTGTGGAGTCTGCACGGGATATCGAGGTGGTGGATATCTTTGCCCCCACCACCCAGAAGTACACCCTCTACGGCACGCCGAACCGGGGGCTCATCGCACGCTGGTATGGAAGCGAGGTCTACGCCGAGATTCCAGAGGTCGATCTCTACCGCGAGGGGGTGATGGAGTTTACGATCACCAACACCTACCGCGAGTGGGTGGAGGTCTCCAGGGCCGTCTTTAGGAGCGTGGATATGAAGATCTACTACGGCGACTTTGTGGCCTCGACCGCGACGATGCGGGTTGTTGGACCGAACATTGCGGAGACCGATTTTATAGACGCGCCGCCGCGGCCAGGTATGGTGAAGTCGATTGAACTTTACACCGCTCGAAAGATCTCAGCGCTCAGCCGGGGCTACCTGATGGAGTGGGGGCTCTCGTAA